A single Columba livia isolate bColLiv1 breed racing homer unplaced genomic scaffold, bColLiv1.pat.W.v2 Scaffold_705, whole genome shotgun sequence DNA region contains:
- the LOC135578122 gene encoding olfactory receptor 14J1-like: MSNSSSISQFLLLPFTDTRELQLLHFWLFLGIYLAALLGNGLIITTIAWDQHLHTPMYFFLLNLALLDLGCISTIVPKSMANSLWDSRVISYAGCAAQVFSFCFLLGSEYFLLTVMSYDRYVAICKPLHYGTLLGSRACVHMAAAAWATGFLNALLHTANTFSLPLCKGNALGQFFCEIPQILKLSCSHSYLRELGLLVVSVCLAFMCFVFIVVSYVQILRAVLRIPSEQGRHKAFSTCLPHLAVVSLFLSTGMFANLKPPSMSSPSMDLVVSVLYSVVPPAVNPLIYSMRKQELKDAVRKLMTGWFSESLNCSSASA, from the coding sequence atgtccaacagcagctccatcagccagttcctcctcctgccgttcacagacacacgggagctgcagctcttgcacttctggctcttcctgggcatctacctggctgccctcctgggcaacggcctcatcatcaccaccatagcctgggaccagcacctccacacccccatgtacttcttcctgctcaacctcgccctccttgacctgggctgcatctctaccattgtccccaaatccatggccaactctctgtgggattccagggtcatttcctatgcaggatgtgctgcacaggtcttctctttttgtttcttgcttggttcagagtattttcttctcaccgtcatgtcctacgaccgctacgttgccatctgcaaacccctgcactacgggaccctcctgggcagcagagcttgtgtccacatggcagcagctgcctgggccactgggtttctcaatgctctgctgcacacggccaatacattttcactgcccctgtgcaagggcaatgccctgggccagttcttctgtgaaatcccccagatcctcaagctctcctgctcacactcctacctcagggaacttgggcttcttgtggtcagtgtctgtttagcttttatgtgttttgtgttcatcgtggtgtcctatgtgcagatcttgagggccgtgctgaggatcccctctgagcagggacggcacaaagccttttccacctgcctccctcacctggccgtggtctccctgttcctcagcactggcaTGTTTGCcaacctgaagcccccctctaTGTCCTCCCCATCcatggacctggtggtgtctgttctgtactcagtggtgcctccagcagtgaaccccctcatctacagtaTGAGGAaacaggagctcaaggatgctgTGAGGAAACTGATGACTGGATGGTTTTCTGAATCATTAAACTGCTCATCTGCTTCTGCCTAG